Proteins encoded together in one Plectropomus leopardus isolate mb chromosome 19, YSFRI_Pleo_2.0, whole genome shotgun sequence window:
- the LOC121958601 gene encoding kelch repeat and BTB domain-containing protein 13 gives MEVPQGLGVNRDIHAENATLDLEDREQHQAGWVRVRVEESCFTVERALLARCSNYFCALFHSGMTESHQEELYLKGGVCARGFLIALAVCRGESPSLSDPDELVEAVECAAFLQVACLVQYLCDIIDSDNCLLLYHAASIFGVHALFHCAALFLCDAFDDLKDAAESMIPEDLLRYSQSLSPATYIAIGTHSPSMELLQDSFRVVCYLDEKEGEWKHLTNLPTLCSTSMAGVAVLDNRLYIVGGVYGYGKDTVDSSFCYNPDSGVWTSLPGPQQLRYDFTLLGHEGRLYAIGGEFQKRTISTAESYNVEKAEWTFIHHAPRPVASAACAVARRRMFVCFWKPPDTTDIYEYIPAKDEWKLVTTMIKPQSYGHCMVAHRDNLYVMRNGPCDDFLRCLMDCYNITTGQWTAMPGHYINSKGALFSAMIRGDSVFTVKHMLTLEYTITGGGWKPRRQMKGFPKSGSLWTCLLRLPKTGPVTPQLETEGEEEEMSLPDTSEGFVEAIPQL, from the coding sequence ATGGAAGTGCCCCAAGGCCTGGGAGTCAACCGGGATATTCATGCAGAGAATGCGACCCTTGATCTAGAGGACAGAGAGCAGCACCAGGCGGGCTGGGTGAGAGTGAGGGTGGAAGAGAGCTGCTTCACTGTGGAGCGTGCTTTGCTTGCAAGGTGCAGCAACTACTTCTGCGCCCTCTTTCACTCCGGGATGACAGAAAGTCACCAGGAAGAGCTTTATTTAAAGGGTGGTGTGTGTGCAAGGGGTTTCCTCATCGCCCTTGCAGTTTGCAGAGGAGAGTCCCCCTCTCTCAGTGACCCGGATGAGCTTGTAGAAGCCGTAGAGTGTGCTGCTTTCCTGCAGGTTGCATGTTTGGTGCAGTATCTTTGTGACATTATTGACTCAGACAACTGCCTCTTGCTTTACCATGCAGCCTCCATCTTTGGGGTGCATGCACTCTTTCACTGTGCCgctctttttctttgtgatgCTTTCGATGATTTGAAGGACGCAGCAGAGAGTATGATCCCTGAAGACCTCCTTCGGTATTCTCAATCACTTTCTCCGGCTACTTACATAGCTATAGGCACACACTCTCCTTCAATGGAGCTGCTACAGGACTCCTTTAGGGTTGTTTGTTACCTTGAtgaaaaagagggagagtgGAAACATCTCACAAACCTCCCAACTCTCTGCAGTACCTCCATGGCTGGAGTGGCAGTGCTTGACAACCGATTGTACATTGTAGGGGGAGTTTACGGGTATGGGAAGGACACAGTGGACAGCAGCTTCTGCTACAACCCGGACTCAGGTGTTTGGACAAGTCTTCCTGGTCCCCAGCAACTAAGATATGACTTCACTCTGCTGGGGCACGAGGGCCGACTCTATGCTATTGGGGGCGAATTCCAAAAACGGACAATTTCCACAGCAGAGAGTTACAATGTTGAGAAAGCAGAGTGGACATTTATACATCACGCACCAAGACCTGTAGCATCTGCAGCTTGTGCTGTTGCAAGACGACGGATGTTTGTCTGCTTCTGGAAACCACCAGACACAACAGATATATATGAATACATACCAGCTAAAGACGAGTGGAAACTTGTGACCACTATGATTAAACCTCAAAGCTACGGCCATTGTATGGTAGCCCACCGGGACAATTTGTACGTGATGCGCAATGGACCTTGTGATGACTTTCTGCGCTGTCTAATGGACTGCTACAACATCACGACAGGCCAGTGGACAGCCATGCCAGGACACTACATCAACAGCAAAGGGGCGCTGTTCTCTGCAATGATAAGGGGGGACTCTGTGTTCACAGTGAAACACATGTTAACTCTTGAATACACCATCACTGGAGGTGGATGGAAGCCCCGCAGGCAGATGAAGGGATTTCCAAAGAGTGGTTCACTGTGGACGTGTTTACTCAGGCTTCCCAAGACGGGACCAGTTACACCACAGCTGGAAACAGAAGGGGAGGAAGAAGAAATGTCTTTGCCAGACACATCTGAGGGATTTGTGGAAGCTATACCACAACTGTGA